A single genomic interval of Oryzomonas sagensis harbors:
- the recJ gene encoding single-stranded-DNA-specific exonuclease RecJ encodes MHKKWNTKKIATATVERLGTDLALHRLTAAVLAARGIETAREAGPFLAPSLSDMLDPLLLRGMAAAVKRLLAARRNRDTICIYGDYDVDGISGTALLVSFLRQTGFSCRYFIPNRFDDGYGLNREAIQGIIALGANLIVSVDCGITAVEEALFCREQGIDLIVVDHHLPKETLPDAAAVVNPMQPGCPYPFKSLAGVGVAFNLLVALRMALRDEGAFTGGHEPDLREWLDLVALGTIADVVPLTGQNRIFAFHGLKQLSAATKPGIQALKRVAGVTGGVSCGQVGFRLAPRLNAAGRMESAVPGVDLLLSIDQTESQGIAEDLDAANAERQATERRILDEAVEMVETSGAYPDCRSIVLASQNWHQGVVGIVASRLVERYHRPTILISLDEEGGAKGSGRSITGFHLLDAVTACSPFLERFGGHRYAAGVGLRADAVPAFAAAFEAEAARLLTADDLVAQLDVDAEAQPGDITPELARELKRLEPFGAGNPEPVLLMRGLRVMEHRVVGDGHLKLRLAGGGCHFNAIAFRLASRELPGMVDIAFFPEMNEWNGNSTLQLRVKDLRPTE; translated from the coding sequence TTGCACAAAAAATGGAATACGAAAAAGATAGCTACGGCAACGGTCGAGCGTCTCGGCACCGACCTTGCCCTGCACCGGCTTACGGCCGCCGTGCTTGCCGCCAGGGGGATCGAAACCGCCAGGGAAGCAGGCCCGTTCCTGGCACCGTCACTCTCGGACATGCTCGATCCGCTTCTGTTGCGGGGGATGGCGGCGGCGGTCAAGCGACTGTTGGCGGCGCGCCGCAACCGGGACACCATCTGCATCTATGGCGATTACGACGTGGACGGCATCTCGGGCACCGCCCTCCTGGTCTCCTTTCTGCGGCAGACCGGCTTTTCCTGCCGCTATTTCATTCCGAACCGTTTCGATGACGGCTACGGGCTGAACCGGGAGGCCATCCAGGGGATCATTGCCCTGGGGGCTAACCTGATCGTATCGGTGGACTGCGGCATTACGGCGGTTGAAGAGGCGCTGTTCTGCCGTGAGCAGGGGATTGACCTGATCGTCGTCGATCACCACCTGCCCAAGGAAACGCTTCCGGATGCCGCTGCCGTGGTGAACCCGATGCAACCCGGCTGTCCCTACCCCTTCAAGTCCCTGGCCGGGGTCGGAGTGGCCTTCAACCTGCTGGTGGCCCTGCGCATGGCCCTGCGTGACGAGGGAGCCTTCACGGGGGGGCATGAGCCGGACCTGCGGGAATGGCTCGATCTGGTGGCCTTGGGCACCATCGCCGATGTGGTCCCGCTCACCGGGCAGAACCGCATATTCGCCTTTCACGGTCTTAAACAGCTCTCCGCAGCCACGAAGCCTGGCATCCAGGCGCTCAAACGGGTCGCCGGGGTGACGGGCGGGGTGAGTTGCGGACAGGTCGGCTTCCGCCTCGCTCCACGCCTGAACGCCGCAGGCCGTATGGAAAGCGCCGTTCCGGGGGTCGATCTGCTGCTGAGCATTGATCAAACTGAGTCCCAAGGAATCGCCGAGGACCTGGATGCCGCCAATGCCGAGCGCCAGGCCACCGAACGGCGCATCCTGGATGAAGCGGTTGAAATGGTTGAGACGTCCGGGGCGTACCCCGATTGCCGCAGCATTGTCCTGGCCTCCCAAAACTGGCATCAGGGGGTGGTGGGTATTGTGGCCTCGCGTCTGGTGGAACGGTATCACCGGCCGACGATCCTGATCAGTCTTGACGAGGAGGGCGGAGCCAAGGGGTCGGGCCGCAGCATCACCGGCTTTCACCTGCTGGACGCCGTCACGGCCTGCTCTCCTTTCCTGGAGCGTTTCGGCGGTCATCGGTACGCCGCGGGGGTCGGTCTGCGGGCAGACGCGGTCCCCGCCTTTGCCGCCGCCTTCGAGGCCGAGGCGGCCCGGCTCTTGACGGCGGATGATCTCGTGGCGCAGTTGGATGTGGATGCCGAGGCGCAGCCGGGAGATATCACACCGGAACTGGCACGGGAACTGAAACGGCTGGAACCGTTCGGCGCCGGCAATCCCGAACCGGTGCTGCTCATGCGTGGGCTGCGGGTCATGGAGCATCGCGTGGTGGGGGACGGGCATCTGAAGCTGCGGCTGGCCGGGGGAGGGTGCCACTTCAACGCCATCGCCTTCCGTCTTGCGTCCCGGGAACTCCCTGGTATGGTTGATATAGCGTTTTTCCCGGAGATGAACGAATGGAACGGCAACTCCACCCTGCAGTTGCGGGTGAAGGACTTACGTCCCACGGAGTGA
- a CDS encoding cation diffusion facilitator family transporter has protein sequence MQRNERFDQAESIIRIGFWVNAVLMVFKLAAGYWGRSDAVFADGIESACDFVALFSTMVALKLGRKPFDEKHPYGHGRAESLAALFVSMVIVATGAWILVESVHAVIDRDFKSPGLIAVFAAFITIIIKEWLYRFSQKTGARLESPALLAVAKDHRKDAITSISTLAGVGGAYFGWGIMDPLAAGLTSFFILHIGFQTFRESANDLMDGAAPPDFVSEVTRLAESVARVEHVHGIRARRSGQYMIIDLKLDMDPAMTVKESHDVATLVKKLIFQGFPNVGDVMIHINPHDEEHEDLIRL, from the coding sequence ATGCAGCGCAATGAGCGTTTTGATCAGGCGGAAAGTATCATCCGCATCGGTTTTTGGGTCAATGCGGTGCTGATGGTCTTCAAGCTGGCCGCCGGCTACTGGGGGCGTTCTGACGCCGTGTTCGCCGACGGTATCGAGAGTGCCTGCGATTTCGTCGCCCTCTTCTCCACCATGGTGGCGCTCAAGCTGGGCCGCAAACCCTTCGATGAGAAGCATCCCTACGGCCATGGCCGGGCCGAAAGTCTGGCGGCCCTGTTTGTCTCCATGGTTATCGTCGCAACCGGCGCCTGGATCCTGGTTGAATCGGTCCATGCCGTCATCGACCGCGACTTCAAATCGCCCGGGCTGATCGCCGTTTTTGCGGCTTTTATCACCATCATCATCAAGGAATGGCTCTACCGCTTCTCGCAAAAAACCGGCGCACGCCTGGAGAGCCCCGCGCTTCTGGCGGTTGCCAAGGATCACCGCAAGGATGCCATCACGTCGATCTCGACCCTGGCGGGCGTAGGGGGGGCCTATTTCGGCTGGGGGATCATGGACCCCCTGGCGGCCGGCCTGACCTCGTTTTTCATCCTGCACATCGGTTTTCAGACCTTCCGGGAATCGGCCAACGATCTGATGGACGGCGCCGCCCCGCCGGATTTTGTGAGCGAGGTCACCCGCCTGGCGGAGAGCGTAGCCCGGGTGGAGCATGTCCACGGCATCCGCGCCCGCCGTTCCGGCCAGTACATGATCATTGACCTCAAATTGGATATGGACCCCGCCATGACGGTCAAGGAGTCCCACGATGTGGCCACCCTGGTGAAGAAGCTCATCTTCCAGGGATTTCCCAATGTGGGCGACGTGATGATCCACATCAACCCCCATGACGAGGAACATGAGGACTTGATCAGGCTGTGA
- the hrpB gene encoding ATP-dependent helicase HrpB, whose translation MTTTPLPIDHILPRLLQTARTSPCMVLHAPPGAGKTTRVPLALLDIIPPEAGRIVMLEPRRIAAASAARWMARTLGEEAGQTVGYSIRFESRVSSATRVEVVTEGILTRRIQNDPLLEGVGMVIFDEFHERSIQADVGLALCLDVQRQVRPDLKILVMSATLDVDPLARLMGEAPVLSSAGRSFPVEEVYLDERSPARLPDRMVAAIQRALHETEGDLLAFLPGSGEIRICASLLAGCGLGERGIAVHQLYGDLPFDEQQRAVQPGRLRKVVLATSIAETSLTIEGVRTVIDSGLSRRLRFDPASGMNRLVTVRESASSAEQRKGRAGRLGPGACYRLFSRHTLSAMTPHTPPEILDTDLSPLVLELAAWGVHDPKDLAWLDPPPAASLAVGRHLLADLGVLDIQGRITPQGRSMMRLPLHPRLSRLLLRAQELGCARLGCDLAALVSERDIFRTARGERAPRVGPSDMVERLECLHAWRSGGSGGGRADAASLKAVERVSRQLERLLKPAAGKERSVDADEATARLLLAAYPDRLARRRGDGEGRYLLASGRGARLSPRSVARKAEYIVAVDVDGGGQGEGIIHLASEVGEDLLRQECAGLIVQRNTIAWNEREKRVVAAREECIGALRLASVPYTPGNEELCPVILEAVRASRLELLDMDDAVRRVQGRVALLRQALPEEGWPDLSDENLLETLEEWLGPHLAGVRTAQQLRALNVAPLLLGLLDYRRQRLLDELAPTHLEVPSGSRIRLDYAAGEWPVLAVKLQELFGLADTPAIARGRAGVLLHLLSPAGRPIQVTRDLKGFWNGAYHEVKKELKGRYPKHPWPDDPWSAQPTRRTKPRGS comes from the coding sequence GTGACGACGACACCGCTCCCCATTGACCACATCCTTCCCCGCCTCCTCCAGACCGCCCGCACGTCCCCGTGCATGGTTTTGCACGCCCCGCCCGGCGCCGGCAAGACCACCCGTGTTCCCCTGGCACTGCTGGACATCATCCCGCCCGAAGCGGGCCGCATCGTCATGCTCGAACCGCGCCGCATCGCCGCGGCATCGGCTGCCCGCTGGATGGCGCGCACCCTGGGGGAAGAGGCGGGGCAGACGGTGGGCTATTCGATCCGCTTCGAGAGCCGGGTATCGTCCGCCACCCGGGTCGAGGTCGTCACCGAGGGGATTCTGACCCGCCGCATCCAGAACGATCCCCTGCTGGAAGGGGTGGGGATGGTGATCTTCGACGAGTTCCACGAACGGAGCATTCAAGCCGACGTGGGGCTGGCGCTCTGCCTGGATGTGCAGCGCCAGGTGCGGCCGGACCTGAAGATTCTGGTTATGTCGGCCACCCTGGACGTGGACCCCCTGGCGCGTCTCATGGGGGAAGCCCCGGTGCTGAGTTCCGCCGGCCGCTCCTTTCCGGTGGAGGAGGTCTACCTGGACGAGCGCTCGCCTGCGCGGCTTCCCGACCGTATGGTCGCCGCCATCCAGCGGGCGCTGCACGAGACCGAAGGGGACCTGCTGGCGTTTCTCCCCGGCAGCGGCGAGATCCGCATCTGCGCCTCCCTGCTTGCCGGATGCGGCTTAGGGGAGAGGGGGATTGCGGTCCATCAACTGTACGGCGATCTCCCCTTCGATGAACAGCAGCGGGCCGTTCAACCCGGCAGGCTGCGCAAGGTGGTGCTGGCCACCAGCATCGCCGAGACCAGCCTGACCATCGAGGGGGTGCGGACGGTGATCGACAGCGGCCTCTCGCGGAGGCTCCGCTTTGACCCGGCCAGCGGCATGAACCGGCTGGTCACGGTGCGCGAATCCGCCTCCTCCGCCGAACAGCGCAAGGGGAGGGCGGGCAGGCTCGGGCCGGGGGCCTGTTATCGCCTGTTCAGCCGCCACACCCTGAGCGCCATGACGCCCCACACCCCGCCGGAGATTCTGGATACCGACCTGTCGCCCCTGGTATTGGAACTGGCTGCCTGGGGCGTTCACGATCCCAAAGACTTGGCGTGGCTCGATCCGCCCCCCGCTGCGTCCCTGGCCGTAGGGCGACACCTGCTGGCCGACCTGGGCGTCCTGGATATCCAGGGGCGCATCACCCCCCAGGGGCGGTCCATGATGCGGTTGCCGCTCCACCCACGCCTGAGCAGGTTGCTGCTGCGGGCCCAGGAGCTGGGCTGCGCGCGGCTCGGCTGCGACCTGGCGGCCCTGGTCTCCGAGCGGGATATCTTCCGCACGGCCCGAGGCGAGCGCGCACCCCGTGTGGGGCCGTCGGACATGGTGGAACGCCTGGAATGCCTGCACGCTTGGCGCAGCGGCGGTTCCGGCGGAGGACGGGCCGACGCGGCGAGTCTGAAGGCGGTGGAGCGGGTGAGCCGCCAGTTGGAACGCCTGTTGAAGCCAGCCGCCGGCAAGGAACGGTCGGTCGATGCGGATGAGGCGACAGCCCGGCTGCTGTTGGCCGCTTATCCCGACCGGCTGGCCCGGCGCCGCGGGGACGGGGAGGGGCGCTATCTGCTGGCGAGCGGCCGGGGCGCCCGGCTCTCGCCCCGCAGTGTGGCGCGGAAGGCCGAATACATCGTGGCGGTGGATGTGGACGGCGGCGGTCAGGGTGAGGGGATCATCCACCTGGCCTCGGAGGTTGGAGAGGACCTTCTGCGCCAGGAATGCGCCGGGCTGATCGTCCAGCGGAACACAATCGCCTGGAACGAGCGGGAAAAACGTGTGGTGGCGGCCAGGGAGGAGTGTATCGGGGCGCTCAGGCTTGCGTCTGTACCCTACACCCCCGGCAATGAGGAGTTATGCCCCGTAATCCTGGAGGCGGTGCGGGCATCCCGTCTGGAATTGCTCGACATGGATGATGCGGTCCGGCGGGTACAGGGGAGGGTGGCGCTTCTGCGCCAGGCCCTGCCGGAGGAGGGGTGGCCGGACCTGTCGGACGAAAACCTGCTGGAGACGCTGGAGGAGTGGCTGGGGCCGCATCTGGCAGGGGTGCGCACCGCCCAGCAATTGCGGGCGCTGAATGTCGCCCCGCTGCTGCTCGGGCTGTTGGACTACCGCCGCCAGCGGCTTTTGGACGAACTGGCCCCGACACATCTGGAGGTGCCGAGCGGCTCCCGCATCAGGCTCGATTATGCGGCCGGGGAATGGCCGGTACTGGCAGTGAAGCTGCAAGAGCTGTTCGGGTTGGCGGATACGCCGGCCATTGCCAGGGGGAGGGCCGGGGTGTTGCTGCACCTCCTGTCGCCGGCCGGGAGGCCGATACAGGTCACGCGGGACCTGAAGGGGTTTTGGAACGGCGCCTACCATGAGGTGAAAAAGGAGTTGAAGGGGCGGTATCCCAAGCACCCCTGGCCGGACGACCCCTGGAGCGCCCAACCGACGCGGCGGACGAAACCACGGGGTAGCTAG
- a CDS encoding glucose-6-phosphate isomerase codes for MGDLTLWKRYTTYLCLCPKLGLSLDISRMGFPEAFPDHMEPSMQRAFTAMKELEAGAVANPDEQRMVGHYWLRNTALAPTGEIRDQIASALDQIKNFSQRIHSGTITSQNNEIFKNILIIGIGGSALGPQFVAEALGTSGDRMKPSFLDNTDPDGMDRVFAELGDDLGRTLAIVISKSGSTKETRNGMLETQAAYRRAGLEFARHAVAVTGAGSELDRLAAAEGWIARFPMWDWVGGRTSVTSAVGLLPAALQGLDITALLAGAAACDAVTRQTETRQNPAALMALMWHYATNGHGEKDMVMLPYKDRLLLFSRYLQQLIMESIGKEADLGGNIVTQGMTVYGNKGSTDQHAYVQQLREGVANFFVTFVEVLYDREKPSMQVEEGVTSGDFLFGFFQGTRQALYEKGRESMTITVERIDAFTVGVLIALFERAVGLYASLINVNAYHQPGVEAGKKAAGAVIALQKEIVGLLGKGQNAMTAGEIAASLGKPEAVEQVFAILRHLAANPDRGVAAVCEGNVGEWRFRAKQ; via the coding sequence ATGGGCGATCTTACACTTTGGAAGCGTTATACTACCTATCTCTGCCTGTGTCCAAAGCTGGGGTTGTCTCTGGATATCAGCCGCATGGGGTTCCCTGAAGCGTTTCCGGATCACATGGAACCGTCCATGCAACGGGCCTTCACCGCCATGAAGGAATTGGAGGCCGGCGCCGTGGCCAATCCGGACGAACAGCGCATGGTGGGGCACTACTGGCTGAGAAACACCGCCCTCGCTCCGACCGGCGAGATCCGGGACCAGATTGCGTCGGCCCTCGACCAGATCAAAAACTTCAGCCAACGCATCCACTCTGGCACGATAACGTCGCAAAATAACGAGATATTTAAAAATATTCTCATCATCGGCATCGGCGGTTCGGCCCTGGGACCGCAGTTCGTGGCCGAGGCCCTCGGCACGTCCGGTGACCGGATGAAGCCCTCGTTCCTCGACAACACCGATCCCGACGGCATGGACCGGGTGTTCGCCGAACTGGGGGACGACCTGGGTCGCACCCTGGCCATCGTCATCTCCAAGAGCGGCTCTACCAAGGAGACCCGCAACGGCATGCTGGAGACCCAGGCCGCCTACCGGCGCGCAGGGTTGGAGTTTGCCCGCCACGCCGTGGCCGTGACCGGCGCCGGAAGCGAACTGGACAGGCTTGCCGCCGCAGAAGGGTGGATTGCCCGCTTCCCCATGTGGGACTGGGTCGGCGGCCGGACCTCCGTGACCTCTGCGGTCGGCCTGCTCCCGGCAGCCTTGCAGGGGCTCGACATCACGGCCCTGCTGGCCGGTGCCGCGGCCTGCGACGCCGTCACCCGCCAGACGGAGACCCGGCAGAACCCCGCCGCGCTCATGGCCCTGATGTGGCACTACGCCACAAACGGGCACGGGGAGAAGGATATGGTCATGCTCCCCTACAAGGACCGTCTGCTGCTCTTCTCCCGCTACCTGCAACAGCTGATCATGGAGTCCATCGGCAAGGAAGCGGACCTGGGGGGGAACATCGTCACCCAGGGTATGACGGTCTACGGCAACAAGGGGTCCACCGACCAGCACGCCTATGTGCAGCAGCTGCGTGAGGGGGTGGCCAATTTCTTCGTGACCTTCGTTGAGGTATTGTACGACCGGGAAAAGCCCTCGATGCAGGTGGAAGAAGGGGTTACCAGCGGAGATTTCCTGTTCGGCTTTTTCCAGGGGACCCGCCAGGCACTGTACGAGAAGGGGCGCGAATCCATGACCATCACCGTGGAGCGGATCGACGCCTTTACGGTGGGCGTCCTGATCGCCCTGTTCGAGCGCGCCGTCGGCCTGTACGCCAGTCTGATCAATGTCAACGCCTACCACCAGCCCGGGGTCGAGGCGGGGAAGAAGGCGGCCGGTGCGGTCATAGCCCTGCAAAAGGAGATCGTGGGACTGCTCGGGAAGGGGCAAAACGCCATGACTGCGGGCGAAATTGCCGCAAGCCTCGGCAAACCGGAGGCGGTGGAGCAGGTCTTCGCCATCCTGCGGCACCTGGCGGCCAATCCTGATCGGGGTGTTGCGGCGGTGTGCGAGGGGAATGTCGGCGAGTGGCGATTTAGGGCGAAGCAATAA
- a CDS encoding CheR family methyltransferase, whose translation MSRKSATDTSLPACSAEPDEHLTAILDLVQSRTGHDFSSYKINTIRRRIERRMAMNNARGVADYLALLNANPREAHDLCREFLIGVTGFFRDPEAFAILGREVVPRLFAGRNADDPVRIWHPCCSTGEEAYSMAILIREYLESRNRTAEVLIFASDLDEEALAQARAGQYSEAIEASVGPERLATWFTRTNGGYQVVRRLREMVVFAHHSLIKDPPFSRLDLLVCRNGLIYLTSDMQKRLIPLFHQILKPEGFLFLGASETIGQYTDMFIPVHKKWKIFQRRESGRSGETVFPFSVPVPKPAGATRPSKSADAPGDVSAQRAEKILVERYAPPWVMVNEKYEVVHVSPHAGRFLEVPVGEPSRDILKMARKSLRPSLRAAIHTAFGEQRQVVFRGVRVADGDGESTVNVLVEPLVTASFGVPQAMVIFEPIRAPLTAPPAPGTEIAPGDDSSKDALLRQLEEQLCITHEQLQVTVEQLATSSEGFTSSSEELITINEEYQSMNEELQATNEELETSKEELQALNEELLAVNTELQQKVEELNLANSDMENLFASSGIAAIFLDRQLAIKRFSPAMAAIFSLIPADLGRPFQHLAGKLDWPALSRDALKVLGGHPIAEREVTTLKEGRCYLKRVLPYRNHEGAINGIVITFVDISGHKKAEETRARLAAIVESSDNAIISKGLDGRISTWNSSAERLFGYPAKEVIGKPISLLFPPELLAEEERILGRLKAGERIDHLETVRLAKDGRRIDVSLTASPVRDDSGSITGASQIVRDITERKKEEEQARHLASFPQLNPHPVLEADASGGIVFANPAAQRFLETVGLAGEDAVRFLPPDVDEILAEWDRSSESTLYREITIQERVFGETIQLIPRFNAVRMYAHEITKRKRAEEELLRAHDELEHRVAERTEELATALSSLRKETSERLHALEALRKKEQMLLQQSRLAAMGEMINNIAHQWRQPLNVLGLLVQQIRLFYGMDQFNQEFLDETVGKAMGLVNHMSQTIEDFRNFFKPDKEKVEFAIRDVVVKTLALVEESFKNQQVAVETQANANPMVSGYPNEYSQALLNILLNARDALLDKRPDDAKVVVTIGMEEGRSIVTITDNAGGIAGDTMGKIFEPYFTTKGPDKGTGVGLFMSKAIIEKNMNGRLTARNIADGAEFRIEV comes from the coding sequence ATGAGTAGAAAGTCCGCGACCGATACCTCCCTTCCGGCGTGTTCTGCCGAACCAGATGAACACTTAACTGCAATACTGGATCTGGTGCAGTCCCGGACCGGGCACGATTTCAGCTCATACAAGATCAATACCATCCGAAGACGCATCGAGCGGCGCATGGCGATGAACAATGCGCGTGGCGTTGCGGACTACCTTGCCCTCCTGAACGCTAACCCCCGGGAAGCCCATGACCTCTGCCGGGAGTTCCTGATTGGGGTGACCGGCTTCTTCCGCGACCCGGAGGCGTTTGCAATTCTTGGCCGAGAGGTGGTCCCGCGTCTCTTTGCGGGGCGGAATGCCGACGACCCGGTGCGCATCTGGCACCCCTGCTGCTCCACGGGCGAGGAGGCATACTCCATGGCCATTCTGATCAGGGAGTATCTGGAGAGCCGGAATCGCACCGCCGAGGTGCTGATCTTTGCCAGCGACCTGGACGAGGAGGCGCTTGCCCAGGCCCGGGCCGGACAGTACTCCGAGGCCATCGAAGCGTCCGTGGGGCCGGAGAGGCTCGCGACCTGGTTTACCAGGACGAACGGCGGCTACCAGGTGGTCAGGCGCCTGCGTGAGATGGTGGTATTCGCCCACCATAGCCTGATCAAGGATCCTCCCTTTTCCCGCCTCGACCTGCTCGTCTGCCGCAACGGCCTCATCTATCTCACCTCCGACATGCAGAAGCGACTTATTCCCCTCTTCCATCAAATCCTGAAGCCGGAGGGGTTTCTGTTTCTGGGAGCGTCGGAAACGATCGGCCAGTACACCGATATGTTCATCCCGGTTCATAAGAAGTGGAAGATCTTCCAGCGTCGGGAGAGCGGTCGGTCCGGCGAAACGGTCTTCCCTTTTTCCGTTCCCGTTCCCAAACCTGCCGGAGCAACCCGCCCTTCGAAGTCTGCCGACGCCCCGGGGGATGTCTCCGCACAGCGGGCCGAGAAGATCCTCGTGGAGCGTTATGCCCCTCCCTGGGTGATGGTCAACGAGAAATATGAAGTGGTCCATGTCTCTCCCCACGCCGGCCGTTTCCTCGAAGTGCCGGTCGGCGAACCGTCTCGGGATATCCTGAAGATGGCACGGAAGTCCCTGCGGCCATCGCTGCGGGCAGCGATCCATACGGCCTTCGGCGAACAGAGGCAGGTTGTCTTCCGGGGGGTGAGGGTTGCTGACGGCGATGGGGAATCTACGGTCAATGTGCTGGTGGAGCCCCTTGTTACGGCATCGTTTGGCGTACCCCAGGCCATGGTGATCTTTGAACCGATACGTGCGCCACTTACGGCCCCGCCGGCTCCCGGAACCGAAATCGCCCCGGGCGACGACTCCTCCAAGGATGCCTTGCTACGCCAGTTGGAAGAGCAGCTGTGCATCACGCACGAACAGCTCCAGGTCACCGTCGAACAGCTCGCCACCTCAAGCGAGGGGTTCACGTCCTCCAGCGAGGAACTCATCACGATCAACGAAGAATACCAGTCGATGAACGAAGAGTTGCAGGCGACCAATGAGGAGTTGGAAACCTCGAAGGAGGAGTTGCAGGCGCTCAATGAGGAACTGCTTGCCGTCAACACCGAGTTGCAGCAGAAGGTGGAAGAGCTCAATCTGGCCAACAGCGACATGGAAAATCTCTTCGCCAGTTCCGGGATCGCGGCCATCTTTCTTGACCGGCAGCTTGCCATCAAGCGTTTTTCCCCGGCCATGGCCGCCATCTTCAGCCTGATCCCGGCCGATCTGGGGCGGCCCTTCCAGCATCTGGCGGGAAAGCTCGACTGGCCGGCGCTTTCCCGCGATGCCCTCAAGGTGCTGGGTGGGCATCCCATTGCCGAGCGGGAGGTCACCACCCTGAAAGAGGGGCGCTGTTACCTCAAACGGGTACTCCCCTATCGGAACCACGAAGGAGCCATCAATGGTATCGTCATCACCTTTGTGGATATCAGCGGACACAAGAAGGCCGAAGAGACGCGGGCCCGGCTGGCGGCCATTGTCGAATCATCGGATAACGCCATTATCTCCAAGGGGCTGGACGGCCGCATCAGTACCTGGAACAGCAGCGCCGAACGGCTGTTCGGCTATCCGGCGAAAGAGGTTATCGGAAAACCGATCTCGCTGCTCTTCCCTCCTGAGTTGTTGGCCGAAGAGGAGCGGATACTTGGCCGGTTGAAGGCGGGCGAGCGGATTGATCACCTGGAAACCGTGCGCCTGGCCAAGGATGGGCGGCGCATAGATGTCTCCCTGACCGCCTCGCCTGTCAGGGACGATTCGGGCAGCATCACCGGGGCATCACAGATCGTCCGGGATATCACGGAGAGAAAGAAAGAAGAGGAACAGGCGCGGCATCTCGCCTCGTTTCCGCAATTGAATCCGCACCCGGTCCTGGAAGCGGATGCATCGGGCGGCATTGTCTTTGCCAATCCGGCCGCGCAACGGTTTCTGGAGACCGTTGGGCTGGCCGGGGAGGATGCCGTTCGCTTCCTCCCCCCGGATGTCGACGAAATCCTGGCGGAGTGGGACAGGAGCAGCGAGTCGACCCTGTATCGGGAGATTACCATCCAGGAGAGGGTCTTTGGCGAGACGATCCAATTGATCCCCCGTTTCAATGCCGTGCGCATGTATGCCCACGAAATCACCAAACGCAAGCGGGCGGAGGAAGAACTGCTCCGTGCCCACGACGAGTTGGAACACCGGGTTGCGGAACGCACCGAGGAGTTGGCGACGGCGCTTTCATCCCTGCGGAAAGAGACCAGTGAACGGCTGCACGCCCTGGAGGCCCTGCGTAAAAAGGAACAGATGCTCCTGCAGCAGAGCCGTCTGGCGGCCATGGGGGAGATGATCAACAACATCGCCCACCAATGGCGCCAGCCGCTGAACGTGCTGGGGCTTCTGGTTCAACAGATACGGCTGTTTTACGGCATGGATCAGTTCAACCAGGAGTTTCTGGACGAAACCGTCGGCAAGGCGATGGGATTGGTCAACCACATGTCCCAGACCATCGAAGACTTCAGAAATTTTTTCAAACCCGACAAGGAAAAGGTCGAATTTGCGATCCGCGATGTGGTCGTCAAGACCCTGGCGCTGGTAGAGGAGAGTTTCAAAAACCAGCAGGTTGCGGTTGAGACCCAGGCGAACGCCAACCCCATGGTCTCCGGCTATCCGAACGAGTACTCCCAGGCTCTGCTGAACATCCTGCTGAACGCCAGGGATGCCTTGTTGGACAAGCGCCCCGACGACGCCAAGGTGGTGGTGACCATCGGCATGGAAGAGGGGCGCTCCATTGTGACCATCACCGACAACGCCGGCGGCATCGCCGGGGACACCATGGGCAAGATCTTCGAGCCGTATTTCACCACCAAGGGGCCGGATAAGGGGACCGGGGTGGGGCTGTTCATGTCGAAAGCCATCATAGAAAAGAACATGAACGGCAGGCTTACGGCACGCAATATCGCCGATGGCGCGGAATTCAGGATAGAGGTTTGA